The sequence CATGGGCCTTGGCCACCTTGCGGTACTGCTCCTGGTCATTGTAGACGGCAGGGTCCGCAAGCTGCTGCTCCAGCTCATCATATTTCTTTTCCAGGGCTTCCAGTTTAGCGAACATGTATCCTCCACGGAAACGGAACGCCTCAGGCGTTGTCGATGGTGTAGGGGGCCGTCTGAATGTCGCGCCCTGCCTGCTCGTCCCCGAGGGCTTCGCGCAGGGCCACCACGGCCACTTCCAGCTGCGGCCCGTCAGGCTCCGCCGTGGTCAGACGCTGGAGCATGAGGCCCGGCGTGCGCAGGACGCTGGCCCACGGGCCGTCGGACAGACGCGCGGCATAGCGGATAAGCTCGTAGGCCAGCGCGCTGATGGGGATGACCAGAAAAAGCTTGAACACCACGGTCAGCACCTGCTTGGCCAGCCCGCCGGACGGGGTGTACAGGGCCAGCATGGCCGGCACGAGCACGGCGTGCATAATGATGGAAATGCAGATCACAAACAGCAGAAAGGTGGTACCGCAGCGCGGGTGCAGGCGGCTCATGCGCCCGGCCGTCTGCGCGCTGACCACGCCGCCGTGCTCAAAGGCATGGATGGTCTTGTGCTCCGCCCCATGGTACTGATAGACGCGCCGGATATCCGGCAGCAGGGAAATGGCCCAGATATAGCCTGCAAAAATGCAGCACTTGTAAAAGCCGTCCCACAGGTGAAAGGTCAGTCCCTCCACACCGCCGCCCAGCCCCAGCCACTGCATGAGCAGCGAAAGCCCGTGGGGCACCACCACAAAGAGCACCAGCGCCAGCGCCAGCGAGAGCGCCAGCGTCAGCACAAGATGCCAGCCCTCCAGCGGGGTTTCGTCTTCCCCGGTCTGGGCCTCGGCCGAGCGGTTGAGCGCCTTGATGCCATTGACCATGGTTTCCAGCAGCACGGGAAAACCGCGCACAAAGGGCTTTTTCAGCAGGGGATGCCGGGTAAGCGAAA is a genomic window of uncultured Desulfovibrio sp. containing:
- a CDS encoding DUF1385 domain-containing protein, whose protein sequence is MEGIMMRHGDRYALAVRRPDGSIGVQRHPWFSLTRHPLLKKPFVRGFPVLLETMVNGIKALNRSAEAQTGEDETPLEGWHLVLTLALSLALALVLFVVVPHGLSLLMQWLGLGGGVEGLTFHLWDGFYKCCIFAGYIWAISLLPDIRRVYQYHGAEHKTIHAFEHGGVVSAQTAGRMSRLHPRCGTTFLLFVICISIIMHAVLVPAMLALYTPSGGLAKQVLTVVFKLFLVIPISALAYELIRYAARLSDGPWASVLRTPGLMLQRLTTAEPDGPQLEVAVVALREALGDEQAGRDIQTAPYTIDNA